Proteins co-encoded in one Cytobacillus sp. NJ13 genomic window:
- a CDS encoding LysE family transporter — MSLLSFFLYVFVTSFTPGPNNIMAMLFANRFGLRKTIRFCLGVSAGFFVIMILSSYFNLMLHQFIPKIEWIMTIIGVIYMLFLAFKIMTSKPDDQNNSEEKHNGFLIGMLLQFINPKGILYGITVISTFILPYHTSHTSLIFFSIFLAFVGFLSTFSWGVFGSVFQSFLAKYRSQFNVIMALLLVYSAGSILVGYFIR; from the coding sequence ATGTCCTTATTATCTTTTTTCTTATATGTTTTTGTTACCAGCTTTACTCCAGGTCCAAACAATATTATGGCTATGCTGTTCGCTAACCGATTCGGTTTAAGAAAAACGATTCGATTTTGTTTGGGGGTAAGCGCAGGGTTCTTTGTCATTATGATACTCAGCAGTTATTTTAATTTAATGCTTCATCAATTCATTCCAAAGATTGAATGGATCATGACCATCATTGGGGTCATTTATATGCTGTTTTTGGCATTTAAAATCATGACCAGTAAACCTGATGATCAAAACAATAGTGAGGAAAAGCATAACGGCTTCTTAATCGGGATGCTTTTACAATTTATTAATCCGAAGGGGATCTTGTATGGAATTACGGTTATATCAACCTTTATCCTTCCATACCACACCTCACACACGAGTCTTATTTTCTTTTCCATTTTCCTTGCCTTTGTTGGTTTTCTCAGTACTTTTAGCTGGGGGGTTTTTGGGTCCGTTTTTCAATCCTTCCTGGCGAAGTATAGAAGTCAGTTTAATGTGATAATGGCTTTGCTGCTGGTGTATAGTGCCGGGTCGATTCTTGTGGGGTATTTCATTCGGTGA
- a CDS encoding endospore germination permease → MINQKISVRQFKIFVILFSIGTTILVIPGIMAQVVQQDAWLAAGIGTVFGLAVASLYIAVGRLFPAKTLVEMNEILLGKWFGIPVSLVFILFSLYGAAELLYYVGTFLTVQVLTETPREAVHIIFACILVMGIRLGIETLARTAELLFPLFVFLFLLMVVTLILPPTEINIDQILPVFEAGVKPVVKAIFIFTSVFSLPLVVLLMIFPVSVNQPKEAEKSFLLGIFFAGISLTVLIGLTVLVLGADNTARQMYPSYTLARKINVGNFLQRLEAVVAIMWFITIYFKMTIYFYAGTAGLAQILRIKDYRPLTLPLGLILTAASLRLHPNTIHSASFDMEIFPLLSATIGFLLPFTLLLVYFIRRKKLRQKQS, encoded by the coding sequence ATGATCAACCAAAAAATAAGTGTTCGGCAATTTAAGATATTCGTTATTTTATTTTCTATTGGCACTACCATTTTAGTGATTCCCGGAATCATGGCTCAGGTAGTTCAGCAGGATGCCTGGCTTGCTGCCGGGATCGGTACAGTTTTTGGTTTAGCCGTAGCGTCCTTGTACATTGCGGTTGGCCGATTGTTTCCTGCGAAGACACTCGTAGAGATGAATGAAATTCTTCTTGGCAAATGGTTCGGCATCCCTGTTTCGTTAGTGTTTATCTTATTTTCATTATATGGTGCCGCAGAACTTCTGTATTATGTTGGGACTTTCTTAACTGTACAAGTCCTTACAGAAACTCCGCGAGAGGCAGTCCATATCATTTTTGCCTGCATTTTAGTGATGGGGATTCGCTTGGGCATTGAAACGCTTGCCCGCACTGCGGAATTATTATTTCCTCTATTTGTGTTTTTGTTTTTGCTTATGGTCGTTACATTAATCCTGCCTCCGACAGAAATAAATATTGACCAGATCCTTCCAGTATTCGAAGCAGGCGTGAAGCCGGTGGTAAAGGCTATTTTTATTTTTACAAGTGTTTTTTCCTTGCCATTGGTCGTTCTGTTAATGATCTTTCCCGTTTCTGTCAATCAGCCAAAAGAAGCTGAAAAAAGCTTCCTTCTTGGAATCTTTTTTGCAGGAATCAGTTTGACTGTTTTGATTGGGCTTACCGTATTAGTGCTGGGTGCTGATAATACAGCAAGGCAGATGTATCCAAGCTATACACTGGCCAGGAAGATCAACGTCGGAAATTTTCTGCAGCGGCTGGAAGCTGTCGTGGCGATAATGTGGTTTATCACGATCTACTTTAAAATGACAATATATTTTTATGCGGGTACAGCTGGTCTTGCACAAATTTTGCGTATCAAAGATTACCGTCCGCTGACACTGCCTTTAGGGCTGATTTTGACGGCGGCTTCCTTGAGGCTGCACCCGAATACAATCCATTCTGCAAGCTTTGACATGGAAATTTTCCCGCTTTTATCCGCTACAATTGGCTTTCTGCTTCCATTCACTCTGTTATTGGTTTATTTCATCCGGAGAAAAAAACTTCGTCAGAAGCAATCATAG
- a CDS encoding Ger(x)C family spore germination protein → MKRKIAILFIFISMASLLSGCWNRRELNELGIVLGLGIDKADDEYLVTLQVVNPGEVASKTGSGQRTPIVVFQEKGENLFEAIRRVTTNSPRKMYLAHLRIVIIGEELASEGISEALDFLSRDHQVRSDFFIAVSKDTRAEHVLKVLTSLESIPANKLYDALETSEKAWAPTFAVTLDDLIADLVSDGINAKLTGVIIEGDIQKGEQLVNVQQTKDRTELKYKGIGVFKGDKLAGWLDEDESKGLTYSLDEVDSTIVKVKCQDEGKAGIEIIQSKGEIKAQLKNEIPKGTITVQAEGNVGDVACRSLDLTKADTLTELEKKVEKDIKSKIEKTVTAAKEKYESDLFGFGEALHRSHPDYWKKTKKEWAHRFAEMPVEVKVNVTIRGVGTIVDSPLNKMKDK, encoded by the coding sequence ATGAAGAGAAAGATTGCGATCCTGTTCATTTTCATCAGCATGGCATCCCTGCTTTCCGGATGCTGGAACAGAAGGGAATTGAATGAGCTTGGCATTGTCTTAGGGTTAGGCATTGATAAAGCAGATGATGAATATTTGGTTACTCTTCAGGTAGTCAACCCTGGTGAAGTGGCTTCAAAAACAGGCAGCGGACAGAGAACCCCCATTGTAGTTTTTCAGGAAAAAGGGGAGAATCTGTTTGAAGCAATACGAAGGGTCACCACCAATTCCCCGAGAAAAATGTATTTGGCGCATCTAAGGATCGTGATTATAGGAGAAGAATTAGCAAGTGAAGGCATCTCAGAAGCATTGGATTTTTTATCCAGAGACCATCAAGTACGATCTGATTTTTTTATTGCCGTATCAAAAGATACGAGAGCGGAGCATGTATTAAAAGTGTTGACATCACTCGAGAGTATTCCAGCCAATAAGTTATATGATGCTCTTGAAACATCAGAAAAAGCATGGGCACCAACTTTTGCAGTGACATTAGATGATTTGATTGCGGACTTGGTCAGTGATGGCATTAATGCGAAATTAACGGGAGTTATCATAGAAGGGGATATCCAAAAAGGCGAACAGCTGGTGAATGTCCAGCAAACAAAAGACAGAACCGAATTGAAATATAAGGGGATAGGTGTGTTTAAAGGGGACAAATTGGCCGGATGGCTGGATGAAGACGAGAGCAAAGGACTTACCTACTCCTTAGATGAAGTGGATAGCACGATCGTGAAGGTGAAATGCCAGGACGAAGGAAAAGCGGGAATTGAAATAATCCAATCTAAAGGCGAAATAAAGGCACAACTTAAAAATGAAATTCCGAAAGGAACGATTACGGTTCAGGCAGAAGGAAATGTTGGGGATGTAGCGTGCAGGTCTCTTGATTTAACGAAAGCGGATACCTTAACCGAACTTGAAAAGAAAGTGGAAAAGGATATCAAATCCAAAATTGAGAAGACCGTAACTGCAGCAAAAGAAAAATATGAATCCGATTTATTTGGTTTCGGTGAAGCGCTCCATCGTTCCCATCCGGATTATTGGAAAAAAACCAAAAAGGAGTGGGCGCACCGTTTTGCAGAAATGCCGGTGGAGGTAAAAGTAAATGTGACAATAAGGGGAGTTGGCACAATTGTAGACTCACCACTCAATAAAATGAAGGATAAGTAA
- a CDS encoding ABC transporter permease encodes MYPVFYAQFLKDKRKPLLILLFIGISILATLIFGNSAWQTNASVAVFASGPNAEEIEQKWVKLLNKDNENTEYVISEEGAAREQVREGKRDVAILLMEQDYRLITASDMPNIQLIEQEVHKAFTEEAQLQAIAGSADTAELREEIERYLEKPPLTVTTKSVNGGELTSHNMGTQLLFGFTLFIAMFTIGFKVNGINADKVSGVWNRLNLSPVSKTNMYTGHLLYSFFIGFFQMADVFLIFKYVMNYEIGPLPIILTIAAVFTLSSVSMAMLVAGFTKTPEKFNMVYPSVIPMIPIISGVYVPPGVMDNPVFTFIADLFPLGYAHEAMMNAALFGADWSEILLPVSLMLLIAVIYMGIGINLGERGRR; translated from the coding sequence ATGTATCCAGTGTTTTACGCGCAATTTTTAAAGGACAAACGAAAACCGCTTCTAATCCTCTTATTTATTGGCATAAGCATTTTAGCTACTCTTATTTTTGGAAACTCAGCCTGGCAGACGAATGCCTCTGTTGCTGTGTTTGCCTCCGGGCCAAATGCAGAGGAGATTGAACAAAAATGGGTTAAGTTATTAAATAAGGATAATGAAAATACTGAATATGTGATTTCAGAAGAAGGGGCAGCACGTGAACAGGTTAGAGAGGGAAAAAGAGATGTTGCCATTCTATTAATGGAACAGGATTATCGCTTAATAACCGCATCTGATATGCCCAACATCCAGCTAATAGAGCAGGAAGTTCATAAAGCATTTACGGAGGAAGCACAGCTTCAGGCGATTGCAGGCTCAGCAGATACAGCAGAATTAAGAGAAGAAATCGAACGCTACCTGGAAAAACCGCCACTGACCGTTACAACCAAAAGCGTGAATGGCGGAGAATTGACCAGCCATAATATGGGGACCCAGCTGCTGTTTGGCTTTACCTTGTTTATTGCCATGTTCACCATTGGATTTAAGGTCAATGGCATTAATGCGGATAAAGTCAGCGGGGTGTGGAACCGTCTGAACCTTTCGCCAGTAAGTAAAACCAATATGTATACCGGTCATTTACTGTATAGCTTTTTCATTGGATTTTTTCAAATGGCTGATGTTTTTCTGATATTCAAATATGTCATGAACTATGAAATTGGGCCGCTTCCAATCATTCTGACGATAGCAGCCGTCTTTACATTAAGCAGTGTTAGCATGGCTATGCTTGTTGCCGGCTTTACCAAAACGCCGGAAAAGTTCAATATGGTTTATCCATCTGTTATTCCGATGATCCCGATTATCAGCGGTGTTTATGTACCGCCGGGCGTAATGGATAATCCGGTATTCACCTTTATTGCTGACCTGTTCCCTCTAGGCTATGCGCACGAAGCGATGATGAATGCTGCTCTCTTTGGTGCTGACTGGAGTGAGATTCTGCTGCCGGTTTCGTTAATGCTGTTAATTGCAGTTATTTATATGGGGATTGGGATTAATTTAGGGGAGCGGGGCAGGCGGTAA
- a CDS encoding XRE family transcriptional regulator, with protein sequence MEEIHLILAKNLKAFRENKKLSLEKVAELTGVSKTMIGQIERGESSPTITTIWKIANGLKISFTSLINHPQPDTQVVLKKEIQTLTEDHGRYRVYPYFPFENDKRFEVYTVEIDKGGYLSAEPHIEGTEELIVVFDGEITIRVNNDEYTLESGDSIRFKADRPHTYHNSGKSLARVSMILFYPAE encoded by the coding sequence ATGGAGGAAATTCATTTAATTCTTGCTAAGAATTTAAAAGCATTTCGAGAAAACAAAAAATTAAGTTTAGAGAAGGTGGCCGAATTAACGGGAGTAAGCAAAACGATGATCGGCCAAATTGAACGGGGCGAATCAAGCCCTACGATCACAACCATCTGGAAGATTGCAAATGGGTTAAAGATCTCTTTTACCTCACTGATTAATCATCCCCAGCCGGATACTCAAGTTGTTTTAAAAAAGGAAATTCAGACATTAACAGAGGATCATGGCAGGTATCGGGTATATCCTTACTTTCCTTTCGAAAACGATAAGCGATTTGAAGTGTACACCGTCGAAATTGACAAAGGAGGATATCTTAGTGCTGAACCACATATCGAAGGAACTGAAGAGTTAATCGTGGTCTTTGATGGGGAAATCACCATACGGGTTAATAACGATGAATATACGTTAGAAAGCGGTGACTCCATCAGATTCAAAGCTGATAGGCCCCATACCTATCATAATTCTGGGAAGTCTTTGGCACGTGTCAGTATGATTTTATTTTATCCGGCAGAATAA
- a CDS encoding ABC transporter permease, protein MGAFIKKDLLVFWRDRKEILMALLLPILIIVILNFAFSGLFKDEKTMQIDISVVKEDDVKKGKEQFAAAVEAKGISSEEKSAVLAEAEKLDPVKLIQDFLNSSDLKEWVTVKDLSEQEAAEQVKNGELDAIIKIPEGFTFESLSHVLLGETSQGSITILAEEESAEVSTLQEVVHSFINTLNTQFALGSKGVQAAAEPILPKGGKEVVEGDDGADAYTISQYFTIAVGTLFALFMAQTVSLKTMTEKREQVFNRILLTNSHPLSFLIGKTVSAFVLSIIQFAITLTTVQLLLNVFPEKSITFWAGLMVVMLAFALTVGGLSALFTALTLHLSDSNAASGISTLIIMGFGVLGGSFFPLEGLPEPIQKIGEWTPNGLTQTALIEWVQYSHFNDLLFPIIFLMGVFIICFAISVSIFPKRGRS, encoded by the coding sequence ATGGGCGCTTTTATTAAAAAAGATCTTCTGGTTTTCTGGAGAGACCGCAAAGAGATCTTAATGGCATTATTGCTTCCTATCCTAATCATTGTGATCTTGAATTTTGCCTTTTCAGGCCTTTTCAAGGATGAAAAAACGATGCAAATAGATATTTCAGTGGTGAAGGAAGATGATGTGAAGAAGGGGAAGGAGCAATTTGCAGCTGCTGTAGAGGCGAAGGGAATATCATCTGAAGAAAAAAGTGCAGTCCTTGCAGAAGCAGAAAAGCTTGATCCTGTAAAGCTTATTCAGGATTTTCTGAACAGCTCTGATTTGAAGGAATGGGTGACTGTAAAGGACCTGAGTGAACAGGAAGCAGCGGAACAAGTGAAAAACGGGGAACTGGATGCGATTATTAAGATTCCAGAAGGGTTTACGTTTGAGTCGCTATCACATGTTCTATTAGGGGAAACATCTCAAGGATCCATAACCATTTTAGCGGAGGAGGAATCAGCAGAGGTCAGCACCCTGCAAGAGGTCGTCCATAGCTTTATTAATACTTTAAATACACAGTTTGCCCTTGGGAGTAAAGGAGTCCAGGCCGCAGCAGAACCCATTTTGCCAAAGGGAGGCAAGGAAGTGGTTGAGGGGGATGATGGTGCGGATGCTTATACGATTTCCCAATATTTCACGATCGCAGTCGGCACCCTTTTTGCCTTATTTATGGCTCAAACCGTTTCGTTAAAGACGATGACAGAAAAGCGGGAGCAGGTGTTTAATCGGATTTTATTAACGAATAGCCATCCATTGTCCTTCTTAATTGGGAAAACGGTCTCAGCTTTTGTTCTCTCCATTATACAATTCGCGATTACCCTGACGACAGTTCAATTGCTGTTAAATGTATTTCCGGAAAAATCAATCACGTTTTGGGCGGGATTAATGGTTGTCATGCTGGCATTTGCCTTAACAGTAGGGGGACTTTCTGCTTTATTTACGGCTCTCACTCTCCATTTAAGCGACAGTAATGCAGCAAGTGGAATTTCTACTCTGATCATTATGGGGTTTGGCGTTCTGGGCGGCAGCTTCTTTCCGCTTGAAGGACTTCCGGAGCCCATTCAAAAAATCGGGGAATGGACACCAAATGGCCTGACACAGACAGCCCTTATTGAATGGGTTCAATATAGCCATTTCAATGACTTGCTATTCCCGATTATTTTTCTGATGGGTGTATTTATCATTTGTTTTGCCATCAGTGTGTCAATCTTTCCAAAAAGGGGGCGAAGCTGA
- a CDS encoding helix-turn-helix domain-containing protein produces MITVKEFADVLERDNILLVSGGRQNMNKEIAYLTSMELTEKTSRMKEKGFVMTTFHAFKDVKQMISHLEWMQEIGISGIGFHTASLKTIPREVIDYSNTHSFPLFEIPQEVPYYIIHEKYNKLVNQRENEQASKIHKLNEKLMEIVLLEKDLNSIVKVIGEYINNIVCVLDPYFDLMAYWKTKGQTRDEIKHLINLIINQHKENVLKVRFTNRETNIAVKMDGFSDQNFKVAPLFSKMNFLGYLIICRNGTADKFSEEVIKNGIRALSLAAYNKNTLLHYQKSKDIEMLESIFQGESDDKSLSDFYMDLKKVKCIFQVQSSSPETLQLKLQMLSESLIENETNSRLWIYNRKIVGVIDSILDRDRLAKILTDYPGVRIGVSAIEEVNHCSNIKAMYDQSSVGLLHGQIHDEQLVFWDEMGIEKIAYNLQSHHLFQNFDEELLGPLFVYDQEKNASLTETLYTYLKHFFNLQKSSSELFVHPNTVKYRLQKITELMQVDIQNPSNYSMLMLAFSIHSYKQKADQFQ; encoded by the coding sequence ATGATTACAGTGAAAGAGTTTGCAGATGTGTTAGAGAGGGATAATATTTTGCTGGTGAGCGGCGGCAGGCAAAATATGAATAAAGAGATTGCTTACTTAACCAGCATGGAGCTTACTGAAAAAACATCCCGCATGAAAGAAAAAGGGTTTGTTATGACCACGTTTCACGCTTTTAAAGATGTGAAGCAAATGATTAGCCACTTGGAATGGATGCAGGAGATCGGAATTAGTGGAATTGGTTTTCATACAGCCTCATTGAAAACAATTCCAAGGGAAGTTATTGACTACTCCAATACCCATTCTTTCCCGCTTTTTGAAATCCCCCAAGAGGTCCCTTACTATATCATCCACGAAAAATATAATAAGCTAGTAAATCAAAGGGAAAATGAACAGGCTTCGAAAATACATAAATTAAATGAAAAACTGATGGAAATTGTTCTCCTGGAGAAGGATTTGAATTCCATTGTAAAAGTAATAGGAGAATATATAAACAATATTGTGTGTGTGTTAGACCCGTATTTTGATTTGATGGCGTATTGGAAAACGAAAGGGCAAACCAGGGATGAGATTAAGCACCTGATTAATTTAATAATTAATCAGCATAAAGAGAATGTGTTAAAAGTACGCTTCACCAATCGCGAAACAAATATAGCAGTGAAAATGGATGGTTTTTCTGATCAAAATTTCAAGGTAGCCCCGCTGTTTTCTAAGATGAACTTTCTTGGTTATCTGATTATTTGTCGAAATGGAACAGCGGATAAGTTTTCAGAAGAGGTCATTAAGAATGGTATACGTGCTTTAAGTTTAGCTGCCTATAATAAAAATACATTGCTCCACTACCAAAAAAGCAAAGACATAGAAATGCTTGAAAGTATTTTTCAAGGTGAGTCCGATGATAAGAGTCTATCTGACTTTTATATGGATCTTAAGAAAGTAAAATGTATTTTTCAGGTGCAATCCTCCTCTCCGGAAACACTTCAGTTAAAACTTCAAATGCTTTCTGAGAGTTTAATAGAAAATGAAACAAACTCCCGATTATGGATTTATAACAGAAAAATTGTCGGGGTGATTGATTCGATTTTAGACAGAGATCGGTTAGCAAAAATCCTGACAGATTATCCAGGAGTCCGTATTGGTGTAAGTGCGATAGAAGAAGTGAATCATTGCAGCAACATTAAAGCTATGTATGACCAATCATCTGTGGGGTTACTGCATGGCCAAATTCATGATGAACAATTGGTATTTTGGGATGAGATGGGGATTGAAAAAATAGCCTATAATTTGCAATCACATCATTTGTTTCAAAACTTCGATGAAGAATTACTGGGGCCGTTGTTTGTCTATGATCAGGAAAAAAATGCTTCCTTAACCGAAACACTATATACATACTTAAAACACTTTTTCAATCTGCAGAAATCGAGCAGCGAATTATTTGTGCATCCTAATACGGTAAAGTACAGATTGCAGAAAATAACCGAATTAATGCAGGTGGATATACAAAATCCATCCAATTATTCAATGCTGATGCTGGCATTTTCCATACACAGCTATAAACAGAAGGCAGATCAATTTCAATAG
- a CDS encoding amidohydrolase family protein, with amino-acid sequence MPADTKWILKNGSIIDGLNDEVLENSYIKVENGKITEVKEGEPGETEGFEIIDCTGKHILPGLIDCHVHLVWNGSADPQSVIKNEENDRIALEAYKHALDTLKLGVTTVRDLGAPDRTVLHVRNVIDSGLLLGPTIIASGAPICMTGGHVYYLGYESDGPDEVRKNTRRVLKEGADLVKVMATGGIYTKGEEPGSVQLTIEELSAAKEEALKKNKKVSAHADGIEGIMNCLEVGIDTIEHGIYADRQALEIMKNQGTFLVPTMAVMRQLISSPDIPAFALEKAKQVVGPHFSMLQEAVQIGVKIATGTDCGSPLTPPRYYYDELAIMHEAGMSEMEVIKASTNVAAECLGIEDQRGSISPGKFADLLITDSNPLLDLNSLRGDKLVMKNGVLVS; translated from the coding sequence ATGCCAGCAGACACGAAATGGATTTTAAAAAATGGCAGTATAATTGACGGATTAAATGATGAGGTACTGGAGAATTCATACATCAAGGTTGAAAACGGGAAAATAACTGAGGTCAAAGAAGGGGAGCCAGGTGAAACAGAAGGGTTTGAAATCATTGATTGTACCGGAAAGCATATACTTCCCGGCCTGATTGACTGCCATGTACATCTCGTTTGGAATGGAAGTGCAGACCCGCAATCCGTCATAAAGAATGAAGAGAATGACAGAATCGCTTTAGAAGCCTATAAGCATGCATTAGATACACTGAAATTAGGAGTCACTACTGTAAGAGATTTGGGTGCACCGGATCGGACAGTATTGCATGTAAGAAATGTTATTGATTCCGGCTTGCTTTTAGGACCTACTATTATTGCTTCGGGAGCACCCATTTGCATGACAGGCGGACATGTATATTATTTAGGCTACGAATCGGATGGGCCGGACGAAGTGCGCAAGAATACTAGAAGGGTGCTCAAGGAAGGGGCAGACCTGGTAAAAGTGATGGCAACTGGCGGTATTTATACCAAAGGGGAAGAGCCAGGTTCCGTACAATTAACAATAGAAGAACTAAGTGCTGCAAAAGAAGAGGCACTAAAGAAGAATAAGAAGGTCTCTGCCCATGCAGATGGAATTGAAGGAATTATGAATTGTTTAGAGGTCGGGATTGATACAATCGAACATGGTATCTATGCTGATCGTCAGGCACTTGAAATTATGAAAAATCAGGGAACCTTTTTGGTGCCGACAATGGCTGTCATGAGACAGCTTATAAGCAGCCCGGACATTCCGGCATTTGCACTTGAAAAAGCTAAGCAAGTAGTGGGACCGCATTTTTCCATGCTGCAGGAGGCTGTTCAAATCGGAGTGAAGATTGCAACAGGTACTGACTGTGGCTCACCTTTAACCCCGCCCCGCTATTATTATGATGAATTAGCGATTATGCATGAAGCCGGAATGTCGGAAATGGAAGTCATCAAAGCATCTACGAATGTTGCTGCTGAATGTCTCGGGATTGAAGATCAGCGTGGCAGTATTTCTCCAGGAAAGTTCGCCGATCTGCTGATCACAGACAGCAATCCTCTGCTTGATTTAAATAGTTTGCGGGGAGACAAGCTTGTTATGAAAAATGGTGTTTTGGTCAGCTGA
- a CDS encoding spore germination protein, whose protein sequence is MRFQHKKLLSRKTKAKQQADDPKQSEKNPLHTNVKENIRVIKETLGNSDDIITREIRFGKEKRIKAGLIYMDGLTDSASIQNFIMESLMVDWDVDAEKIGFGDLLLYLKETVITAGGISNVPDYDSLYDCLLTGYVIVLLEGYPKGIAVCMKGGQERSVNEPSSEISIRGPKDAFTENIRTNTALIRRKINNPNLWMETKRIGKETKTHVTVMYIKGIANDKVVEEVRQRLDRISIDSILDTSYIEELIQDETYSPFPTLRHSERPDVVSASLLEGRVAILVDGTPYVLMVPALFVQFLQSPDDYYNRADISTLIRFLRYIGFFIALLGPSVYIAITTFHQEMLPTALLISLAGQREGVPFPAFIEALMMEVTFEILREAGIRLPKAIGQAVSIVGTLVIGTAAVDAGIVSAAMVIVVSITAISSFIVSSYNLSISIRMLRFPFMALAASFGLFGMIVGLIALTLHLCSLRSFGIPYMSPFGPFIEEDQKDAIFRLPRWAMSSRPRLISQKNINRENTPAPKPGQKK, encoded by the coding sequence ATGAGATTTCAACACAAAAAATTACTCAGCAGAAAAACAAAAGCCAAACAACAGGCCGATGACCCAAAACAATCAGAGAAGAATCCATTACATACAAATGTAAAAGAAAATATAAGGGTAATAAAAGAAACACTTGGAAACAGTGATGACATCATCACACGTGAGATTCGATTTGGCAAAGAAAAACGAATCAAAGCCGGCCTGATTTATATGGATGGCCTGACAGACAGTGCTTCCATCCAAAACTTTATTATGGAATCGTTAATGGTGGATTGGGATGTAGATGCAGAGAAGATAGGTTTTGGAGATCTTCTTCTATATTTAAAAGAAACGGTTATCACGGCAGGCGGGATATCGAATGTGCCGGACTATGACTCCCTTTATGATTGCCTTTTAACGGGTTATGTCATTGTCTTACTGGAAGGATATCCGAAAGGGATTGCCGTTTGCATGAAAGGAGGACAGGAAAGAAGCGTAAATGAACCGTCCTCAGAAATCTCCATCCGCGGCCCAAAAGATGCATTTACAGAAAATATTCGAACAAATACGGCTTTAATCCGCCGAAAAATAAATAATCCAAATCTATGGATGGAAACCAAAAGAATCGGAAAAGAAACGAAGACACACGTGACTGTCATGTACATCAAAGGAATTGCAAATGACAAAGTAGTCGAGGAAGTAAGGCAGCGGCTTGACAGAATCAGCATTGACAGTATTTTGGACACCTCTTATATTGAAGAATTAATTCAGGATGAGACCTATTCGCCATTTCCGACGCTTCGCCACTCTGAGCGGCCGGATGTCGTATCAGCAAGTCTTCTCGAAGGGCGTGTGGCTATTCTTGTTGACGGGACGCCTTATGTACTGATGGTCCCTGCTTTATTTGTACAATTTCTGCAATCGCCGGACGATTATTATAACCGGGCAGACATTAGCACGCTGATCAGATTCCTGCGGTATATCGGGTTTTTTATCGCGCTTTTAGGGCCATCCGTCTATATTGCCATCACCACTTTTCACCAGGAAATGCTGCCTACCGCCTTATTGATCAGCCTGGCAGGGCAGCGTGAAGGAGTTCCTTTTCCAGCCTTTATCGAAGCACTCATGATGGAAGTGACATTTGAAATCTTGAGGGAAGCAGGCATCCGATTGCCAAAAGCAATTGGGCAGGCTGTATCGATTGTGGGAACGCTGGTCATTGGAACGGCAGCTGTAGATGCCGGCATAGTATCAGCAGCCATGGTCATCGTCGTGTCCATCACGGCCATTTCAAGCTTCATCGTCAGTTCATATAATTTATCCATTTCAATCAGAATGCTGCGCTTTCCATTCATGGCATTGGCCGCTTCATTCGGTTTATTCGGCATGATCGTTGGCTTGATTGCCCTTACTCTTCATTTATGCAGCTTACGTTCATTTGGGATTCCATATATGTCACCTTTTGGTCCATTTATTGAAGAAGATCAAAAGGACGCCATTTTTCGGCTGCCAAGATGGGCCATGTCATCACGTCCCAGGTTAATCAGCCAGAAAAATATAAATCGGGAGAATACCCCTGCTCCTAAACCTGGCCAAAAGAAATAG